The sequence ATTGAATGTAATCCAAATTTCTTAGACTGAAATCTGAACATCATTAATTAACAGTAGTGTTACCTTAGTTAATGCATATAGATTTATAGGGTGAATTGATCAGAACAATCAAAGAAAAGCAAGAGGAGGGCTTAAAGATTAAAATGGAAGTATAATTAAGCTATAATCAAAAAAATCTGAACCAAGTATGGAAGATATTTCCTACAAGAAAATATTAAAAGTAGACAAGTCTATAATGAATTTCTGCATCGAAAAAAATAAAACTGTTGCAGATGCAATTCAGGCATTTTTTGCTAGCAAGGGGCTACCTCTAATAGTAATAAACGCAAGTTACGAATTGATAGGGTCCTTGAGCAATGGAGATATAAGAAAATTTCTTAGTGATCCAAAATCAAAAATAACTGATCCCATATCGAAGGCTTTAAATAGAAGTCCACATTACGCATTTGATACAGATGATATTAGTGTCGTAAAGCATGAGCTTTCTACAGAAAAAACTCGTCTTGTTCCAATTATAACTAAGAATAGAAAAGTAATATCAATAGCATATCTTACAGATATAAGCTTAAATATTAACCAGAAAGATATAACATATCAGAATAATTTGATCTACCTAATAGCTGAAATAGGTGTTAATCATAATGGCAATCTCAAAGAAGCCTATGAATTAGTCGATGCTGCTGTGGAAGCTAATTTTGATGCTGTGAAATTACAATTTAGATCTAATTCTACCTACTCCAATGTCAAAGAGACAGGTAATATTGATCTTGGAACAGAATATATTCTAGAAGAGCTTAAAAGGACATCATTAAATAGTGAGGAAGAAAAGAAACTATGTAGATATATACGTTCTAAGCAAATAGACTTTATTGGTACTCCTTTTGATGATGATGCTTTGGAGCGTTTATATAGCTATCAACCTGATGCGATAAAAATTGCATCTTGTGATTTAACTAACCATTCACTTCTCAAAAACTGTGCCAATAAAAATCTTCCTTTAATAATAAGTACAGGCATGTCCAATGAGACAGAAATTATTCAAACAAAACAATATCTTACAGAACTGGAAGTTGATCACGCGTTTCTACATTGTAATTCAACCTACCCTTCTCCAGTAGAGGATGCACGTTTAAAATATATAGGTCGCCTCGCTTATATAACTAATGCTATTTCAGGTTACTCATCACATGATGGGAACAAGTATATACCTCTTGCAGCAATCGGTGCTGGTGCAAAAATAATAGAATTGCACATAACAAAAGATAAAAAGGCTAAAGGAACTGACCATGCTGCTTCTTTAGTCATAGACGAACTAAAAAGCTTTGTGAAGTCAGCCAGGTTGATAGCAAAAGCACTAGGAAGTAGTAATCCTCGAGTACCTACACAGGGAGAGTTAATCAACAAAGTATCTCTAGGTAAAAGTCTATGCTACAAAAGAAACCTTAAGAAAGGTACGATAATAAATACTGAGAAAGATTTCATTCTTAGATCCCCTGGTGATGGCATAACATCAACCAGATTAAATGAGTTTATAAATAAGAAGTTAACTAAGGATGTAAATTATCTAGATAAAGTTGATTTTACAGACTTTGAAAATCTAGTAAATCTTTCTACTAACATTAGAAAAGAGCTTCAAGATGATCAAAGGAAGTCTCTGTCACAGTTCGAATGGGGAGTACCAGTAAGATACCGTGATATGGAAGAGATGATCAGCTTATTTAAGCCACCATTAATTGAAATTCATTTAAGCTCCAAAGACCTAGGCTTCCCCTTAGAGAACCTGAACCATAAATATATGAAAAATAAATCGATTATATTACATGCAATAGAACAATATCATGATGGTTTTATTCTAGATCTTGCCTCTAATCGTCAAGATATTATAGACGAAAGTTTTCTTCGCATCAATGAATTAAATGAACATGCTAAGAAGATCAATACTCTTTTCCAACCTAAACAGAAAATTAAGATTGTAATGAATTGCGGAGGATTTAGTAGAACTAATTTTTTAAATAAAGAGGAAGTTCAACAAAGAGAAGTGTTGCTAATTGATAATTTAATCTTAGCTAAGAATAAACTCTCTGAATTTGAAATATTACCTCAATCTATGCCTCCTTTTCCATGGCATCAAGGAGGACGTTCTTACCACAACCTGCTCCGGTCAACAGAGTCTCTCATAAGCCTCAATCAACAAACTGGGCTAAACATATGCCTTGATTTTTCACATACATACATGGATTGCTTATATACCAAATGCGACTTTTATCAAGCATTAGAAAGTTTAATGCCAATAACATCACATCTACATATTTCAGATAGTAATTCCTCATCCAATGAGGGATTGAATATAGATGAAGGAAGTATCGATTTTGAAAATGTTTTTAACATCATTCTGAATAAAGATTTTTCAAAAAGGACAATTTCTTTAATCCCGGAGGTTTGGCAAGGACATCACAATAATGGTGAAGGTTTTCAAATAGCATTAGAAAGAATGTCTAGATATATATCAGAGCAAGTATCTTAACAGTCAATAAGTTGCAAAATAAGTGGATAGTTCTCCTAAATTAGAATCAAAAAAATAGTGTTTGGTTAAGTTAACTTAAAAGCTGACATCATTCTAATTAATTTGTATAATAATTCCTATCAAAGATCAATACTGCTCAGAAAGAGGTGAAATAATTTCAAATAAATGAATTCATATCACTCGCTCAAAATATGAGGTCTTAAGCAGTAAAGCTTACTATAGTAATAAAAAACCAATTAAATGAATGTTGCCCTGATCCCTGCAAGAGGAGGCTCTAAAGGAATCCCAAAGAAGAATCTCCAAATGGTCAATGGAAAAAGTCTTTTAAGCAGAACAATTCAAGCTGCAAAGGATTCTAAAAGTATTGATTTAGTTTTTGTTTCTTCTGATTCAAAAGAAATATTAGAACTAGCATCTAAGTGTGGAGCAATTGCCATTCAAAGATCTGATCAATTATCATTAGATACTACAAGTACTGAAGAAGTAATTTTAAATGAACTAAGTAATATTGAAAATCATAGTGGCAAGATTGAATTATTAATTTTACTTCAATGCACCTCACCATTTAGCACTTCAAATGAAATAGATTTAGTCGTAAATACTTTAGAAGAAAATTTTGAGTACCATGATGCCGCGTTTGCAGTATCCGAATGTCATTCATTTATATGGCAATATGACCATAGCAAAAAACGGGCCAGTGGTATTAATCATAAAAGTGATTTACCTCGACAAAGAAGGCAAGACTTAAAGATAAAGCAATATCTCGAACTTGGCTCTGTGTATGTTGTCTTTAGAGAAGCTTTACTCAAATCAAAATGTAGATTTGGTACACGTCCCCTTCCTGTTGAAGTTTCTTCTAAGAATTCATATATAGAGATTGATTCATTAGAAGATCTAAAAATTGCTAATTTAATAGCTAAAGAAAAGTAATTACAAATGTACCATCTTTATAAGCGAATTATTTTTTTTAATGAGGCCTTAATAAAATGATTTTTAATTGCTAATAAATAATTGGAAGCTACGCAGTATCCTTGCCAAGCAATATTAGATGCTTGATCAATATTTGCTTCTGCCCATAGGAATTTTTCTTCTAAATCTAAAAAATTTGATTCAACAGGGATATAATTTTTCCAGGGTTCCATATAGCGATCATAATACATATGACTTTTATGATTTGGCTTGAACATCAGATTTCCTCTTAGGCATTTTCGGATAGCACCCCATGAACCACATAATTGATTATTTCCTGGAATGTCAGGATAATATTTATATTGCTTGAAAAAGTCTTCGTTAATTTTC comes from Prochlorococcus sp. MIT 1307 and encodes:
- a CDS encoding N-acetylneuraminate synthase family protein, whose product is MEDISYKKILKVDKSIMNFCIEKNKTVADAIQAFFASKGLPLIVINASYELIGSLSNGDIRKFLSDPKSKITDPISKALNRSPHYAFDTDDISVVKHELSTEKTRLVPIITKNRKVISIAYLTDISLNINQKDITYQNNLIYLIAEIGVNHNGNLKEAYELVDAAVEANFDAVKLQFRSNSTYSNVKETGNIDLGTEYILEELKRTSLNSEEEKKLCRYIRSKQIDFIGTPFDDDALERLYSYQPDAIKIASCDLTNHSLLKNCANKNLPLIISTGMSNETEIIQTKQYLTELEVDHAFLHCNSTYPSPVEDARLKYIGRLAYITNAISGYSSHDGNKYIPLAAIGAGAKIIELHITKDKKAKGTDHAASLVIDELKSFVKSARLIAKALGSSNPRVPTQGELINKVSLGKSLCYKRNLKKGTIINTEKDFILRSPGDGITSTRLNEFINKKLTKDVNYLDKVDFTDFENLVNLSTNIRKELQDDQRKSLSQFEWGVPVRYRDMEEMISLFKPPLIEIHLSSKDLGFPLENLNHKYMKNKSIILHAIEQYHDGFILDLASNRQDIIDESFLRINELNEHAKKINTLFQPKQKIKIVMNCGGFSRTNFLNKEEVQQREVLLIDNLILAKNKLSEFEILPQSMPPFPWHQGGRSYHNLLRSTESLISLNQQTGLNICLDFSHTYMDCLYTKCDFYQALESLMPITSHLHISDSNSSSNEGLNIDEGSIDFENVFNIILNKDFSKRTISLIPEVWQGHHNNGEGFQIALERMSRYISEQVS
- a CDS encoding acylneuraminate cytidylyltransferase family protein; this translates as MNVALIPARGGSKGIPKKNLQMVNGKSLLSRTIQAAKDSKSIDLVFVSSDSKEILELASKCGAIAIQRSDQLSLDTTSTEEVILNELSNIENHSGKIELLILLQCTSPFSTSNEIDLVVNTLEENFEYHDAAFAVSECHSFIWQYDHSKKRASGINHKSDLPRQRRQDLKIKQYLELGSVYVVFREALLKSKCRFGTRPLPVEVSSKNSYIEIDSLEDLKIANLIAKEK